Proteins encoded within one genomic window of Microbacterium sp. zg-B185:
- a CDS encoding TetR-like C-terminal domain-containing protein: protein MPTPERTSLAEIVAAGRSILESAGPAKLTMHAVAEQVGVRAPSLYKRVRDRDALLTLVAEETANDLARQLEASDGSIGGLARTYRSFAHRYPQGFRLLFTADGAEAAMARAAVPVLRATGELVGADAALDAARLLTAWATGFVNMELSGSFRLGGDVEQAFAYGLERLTAALGAR, encoded by the coding sequence ATGCCTACGCCGGAACGCACATCGCTCGCCGAGATCGTGGCCGCGGGACGCAGCATCCTGGAATCGGCCGGTCCCGCCAAGCTCACGATGCATGCGGTCGCCGAGCAGGTGGGGGTCCGCGCGCCGTCGCTCTACAAGCGGGTGCGCGACCGCGACGCGCTGCTGACACTGGTGGCAGAGGAGACGGCGAACGACCTGGCGCGTCAGCTGGAGGCATCGGACGGCTCGATCGGGGGGCTGGCGCGCACGTACCGCTCGTTCGCGCACCGGTATCCGCAGGGATTCCGTCTGCTCTTCACCGCGGACGGCGCCGAGGCGGCGATGGCCCGTGCCGCCGTGCCGGTGCTTCGGGCCACCGGCGAACTCGTGGGGGCGGATGCCGCGCTCGATGCCGCGCGCCTGCTCACGGCGTGGGCGACCGGCTTCGTGAACATGGAGCTGTCGGGATCATTCCGGCTCGGGGGAGACGTGGAGCAGGCCTTCGCGTACGGACTCGAGCGGCTGACGGCAGCACTGGGGGCGCGCTGA
- a CDS encoding MBL fold metallo-hydrolase, which yields MQLAPHLHRIGNDVVAAYLVDAPEGITLIDAGLPGHWRNLRAELTAMGRSIEEVRGVVLTHGDSDHIGFAERLREAHGVPVYVHAADADRARGGDKPKLTMGPMRLGATVRFFAYALRKGGMRTHYLTEVVEVNDGEVLPLPGAPVVIGLPGHSPGSIAVHVPFADALFVGDALTTRHVLTGRTGMQPAPFTDEPSRALESLGRLATVAAGWVLPGHGAPWQGRPADVAAAVREGISP from the coding sequence ATGCAACTCGCACCGCACCTGCACCGGATCGGCAACGACGTCGTCGCGGCCTACCTGGTCGACGCACCGGAGGGCATCACGCTGATCGACGCCGGCCTGCCGGGACACTGGCGTAACCTACGGGCCGAGTTGACGGCGATGGGGAGGTCCATCGAGGAGGTCCGCGGCGTCGTGCTCACGCACGGAGACAGCGACCACATCGGTTTCGCCGAGCGGCTCCGCGAGGCGCACGGCGTTCCGGTCTACGTGCACGCCGCGGACGCCGATCGCGCCCGGGGCGGTGACAAGCCGAAGCTGACGATGGGGCCGATGCGCCTCGGCGCCACGGTGCGGTTCTTCGCCTATGCGCTGCGCAAGGGCGGAATGCGGACGCATTACCTGACCGAGGTGGTGGAGGTGAACGACGGAGAGGTCCTACCGCTGCCCGGCGCGCCGGTCGTGATCGGGCTGCCTGGTCACTCCCCCGGCAGCATCGCCGTGCACGTGCCGTTCGCAGATGCGCTCTTCGTCGGCGACGCGTTGACGACACGGCACGTCCTGACCGGACGGACGGGCATGCAGCCCGCGCCGTTCACCGACGAACCGTCGCGCGCGCTGGAATCGCTCGGACGCCTGGCGACGGTGGCGGCCGGCTGGGTGCTGCCCGGTCACGGCGCCCCATGGCAGGGGCGGCCTGCGGATGTGGCGGCTGCCGTGCGCGAGGGCATCAGCCCTTGA
- a CDS encoding bifunctional nuclease family protein, with protein MIQVRVAGVALDPTGQHVILLKPLDEIAGEGRILPIWIGQMEATSILVAVEGAAVPRPLAHDLMRSLLDSLDASVTGVAVTRIEEGTFYAEVTLSSSLGQRVVDARPSDAVALASRVGAPIWVADAVMDDAGVPDTVTESDIETELEAELESQLESGAETAIEAEQRLDEFKRFLDDVDPDDFKG; from the coding sequence ATGATCCAGGTTCGCGTCGCCGGAGTCGCGCTCGACCCCACAGGCCAGCACGTCATCCTGCTCAAACCGCTGGACGAGATCGCCGGTGAGGGTCGCATCCTCCCGATCTGGATCGGTCAGATGGAAGCGACCTCCATCCTGGTCGCGGTCGAGGGGGCTGCGGTGCCGCGTCCCCTCGCCCATGACCTGATGCGATCGCTGCTGGACTCGCTGGACGCGTCGGTGACCGGGGTCGCGGTGACCCGCATCGAGGAGGGCACCTTCTACGCGGAGGTCACGCTCTCCAGCAGTCTGGGGCAGCGTGTCGTGGACGCTCGGCCATCGGATGCCGTTGCCCTGGCTTCGCGGGTCGGCGCGCCGATCTGGGTGGCCGACGCGGTCATGGATGATGCCGGCGTGCCGGACACGGTCACCGAGAGCGACATCGAAACCGAGCTCGAGGCGGAGCTGGAGAGCCAGCTGGAGAGCGGTGCCGAGACGGCGATCGAGGCCGAGCAGCGGCTCGACGAGTTCAAGCGATTTCTGGACGACGTCGATCCGGACGATTTCAAGGGCTGA
- a CDS encoding CoA pyrophosphatase: protein MPSDSAPQRARAQLISVAKAAAAGLGGAEFDVLSRVPLGENPRRAAVLVLFGILDSLSSEHQAQSDALSRDLDLLLLSRATTLRSHPGQVALPGGRVDPEDDSPIAAAVREAREETGLDPAGVEVLGTLEDLPLAYSRHLVTPVLAWWRHPSPVHAVDHAESADVFRAPVADLVDPANRGVTVIRRDGQEWRGPGFLVGQGEDAHLVWGFTGMLLDGLFTRLGWTEPWDDTRELALVLPDEPAAAGAARS, encoded by the coding sequence ATGCCATCCGACTCCGCCCCCCAGCGTGCCCGTGCGCAGCTCATCAGCGTCGCGAAGGCCGCCGCAGCCGGCCTGGGCGGAGCGGAGTTCGACGTGCTCTCCCGCGTACCGCTGGGGGAGAACCCGCGTCGTGCGGCGGTGCTGGTGCTGTTCGGCATCCTCGACTCGCTCTCCAGCGAGCACCAGGCGCAGTCCGACGCGCTCTCCCGCGATCTCGACCTGCTTCTGCTCTCGCGTGCGACGACGCTGCGATCGCACCCGGGGCAGGTGGCACTTCCCGGCGGCCGCGTGGATCCGGAGGATGACTCACCCATCGCCGCTGCCGTGCGCGAGGCTCGCGAGGAGACCGGGCTCGACCCGGCCGGGGTCGAGGTGCTCGGCACACTGGAGGATCTGCCGCTGGCGTACTCCCGGCATCTGGTGACTCCCGTGTTGGCGTGGTGGCGGCATCCGTCACCCGTGCACGCGGTGGACCACGCCGAGTCGGCCGATGTCTTCCGGGCACCCGTCGCCGACCTGGTCGACCCCGCGAACCGCGGCGTGACGGTCATCCGGCGCGACGGCCAGGAGTGGCGCGGACCCGGCTTCCTGGTGGGTCAGGGTGAGGACGCTCACCTCGTCTGGGGGTTCACCGGCATGCTGCTGGACGGGCTGTTCACTCGCCTGGGCTGGACCGAACCGTGGGATGACACGCGCGAGCTTGCGCTGGTCCTGCCCGACGAACCTGCCGCGGCCGGTGCAGCGCGGTCCTGA
- a CDS encoding DUF2510 domain-containing protein — MASGAEAGWYDDGSGKQRWWDGTRWSAHYVDLSEPAIELRADAGPAISGSAEEGWYDDGRGRQRWWNGTRWTDAARFTGQERSFAGVVVDGRWLHFGALSEPAAGARASAETGALLLKRGLLGKPATTRTLFGPGGPITPRLLPRAVRADTTYLFVQVAGQVWLAPVATGQDREAEQFATWINTVSDHYRYRP, encoded by the coding sequence ATGGCGAGCGGAGCCGAAGCGGGCTGGTACGACGACGGCAGCGGAAAGCAGCGCTGGTGGGACGGCACACGCTGGAGCGCGCACTACGTCGACCTGAGTGAACCCGCCATCGAACTGCGGGCCGACGCAGGACCCGCGATCAGCGGTTCGGCAGAAGAGGGCTGGTACGACGACGGGCGCGGCCGTCAGCGGTGGTGGAACGGGACGCGATGGACGGATGCCGCCAGGTTCACCGGCCAGGAGCGATCGTTCGCCGGAGTCGTGGTCGACGGCCGCTGGCTCCACTTCGGGGCGCTGAGCGAGCCGGCGGCCGGTGCGCGAGCCTCCGCCGAGACAGGGGCGCTGCTGCTCAAACGCGGGCTCCTCGGAAAGCCGGCGACCACGCGCACCCTGTTCGGCCCCGGCGGGCCGATCACCCCCCGGCTGCTGCCCCGTGCCGTGCGGGCGGACACGACGTACCTGTTCGTCCAGGTGGCCGGGCAGGTCTGGCTCGCGCCCGTTGCGACCGGCCAGGACCGCGAAGCCGAACAGTTCGCGACGTGGATCAACACCGTGTCCGACCACTACCGCTACCGCCCCTGA
- a CDS encoding DUF2200 domain-containing protein → MSRIFRTSFAAVYPLYVAKAERKGRTKEEVDEVIRWLTGFDEAELSRHLADGATVTEFFADARLNPDASLITGVVCGVRVQDIEDPLMRQIRYLDKLVDELARGKAMYKVLRAP, encoded by the coding sequence ATGAGCAGGATCTTCCGGACCAGCTTCGCGGCGGTCTACCCCCTCTACGTGGCCAAAGCCGAGCGGAAGGGCCGTACCAAGGAGGAAGTCGACGAAGTCATCCGGTGGCTGACCGGCTTCGACGAAGCCGAGCTCAGCCGGCATCTGGCCGACGGCGCCACCGTCACGGAGTTCTTCGCCGACGCCCGGCTGAACCCCGATGCCTCGCTCATCACCGGCGTGGTCTGCGGTGTCCGGGTGCAGGACATCGAAGATCCGCTGATGCGGCAGATCCGGTATCTCGACAAGCTGGTCGACGAACTCGCGCGCGGCAAGGCGATGTACAAGGTTCTCCGCGCGCCCTGA
- a CDS encoding ScyD/ScyE family protein, with amino-acid sequence MSHPSARRNRRAAVALLTAFAAAISVASAGATAASADTPQSWVVATGLDNPRQLSIGAGGAIYVAEAGTGGDGVCVPDPEDPTASECLGDTGAVTEIRRGTQTRIVTGLASLAGPDGSGATGPSAVSVRGNTIAVLMGLGGDLDKRAVLGAGGAALGTVLTGRIGGALSVAADVTAYEAAANPDGGEVDSNPSGFVDVNSKRWAVADAGANAVISVGGNLPDTTLAVLPPVLAVPPWGGDPIPAQSVPTQVVTGPDGAYYVSELLGFPFPAGESRIWRVVPGQQPTVYATGLSNVTSLVWQHQTLYAVQFSDGSLLSEEPPIGSLREVVPGAEEHPAVLAGLLAPYGVAVHGKTAYVSVGAILPGAGEVHAVDLG; translated from the coding sequence ATGAGTCATCCGTCCGCGCGCAGGAACCGCAGAGCCGCGGTCGCGCTTCTGACCGCGTTCGCCGCCGCGATCTCGGTCGCGTCCGCCGGCGCGACGGCGGCGTCGGCCGACACGCCGCAGTCCTGGGTGGTCGCAACCGGCTTGGACAATCCGCGTCAGCTCTCCATCGGCGCCGGTGGAGCGATCTACGTCGCCGAGGCGGGCACGGGCGGCGACGGGGTCTGCGTGCCCGACCCCGAAGACCCCACCGCCAGCGAGTGCCTGGGCGACACCGGCGCTGTGACCGAGATACGGCGCGGCACCCAGACCCGGATCGTCACCGGTCTGGCCTCTCTGGCCGGCCCGGATGGCTCTGGCGCCACCGGCCCCTCCGCCGTGAGCGTGCGGGGCAACACCATCGCCGTGCTGATGGGCTTGGGGGGCGACCTCGACAAGCGCGCCGTCCTCGGAGCGGGCGGTGCTGCGCTGGGCACCGTGCTGACCGGCCGTATCGGCGGGGCGCTGAGCGTCGCAGCGGATGTGACCGCCTACGAGGCGGCAGCCAACCCCGACGGCGGGGAGGTCGATTCCAACCCCAGCGGATTCGTCGATGTCAACAGCAAGCGCTGGGCGGTGGCGGATGCCGGAGCGAACGCGGTCATCAGCGTGGGTGGCAACCTGCCCGACACGACGCTCGCCGTGCTCCCGCCGGTGCTCGCCGTTCCGCCGTGGGGAGGGGACCCGATTCCCGCCCAGTCGGTGCCGACGCAGGTGGTCACCGGCCCCGACGGCGCGTACTACGTCTCAGAGCTGCTCGGATTCCCCTTCCCTGCCGGGGAGTCCCGGATCTGGCGGGTCGTTCCCGGTCAGCAGCCGACGGTCTACGCAACCGGTCTGAGCAACGTGACGAGCCTCGTCTGGCAGCACCAGACGCTGTACGCCGTGCAATTCAGCGACGGCAGCCTGCTGAGCGAGGAGCCGCCGATCGGCTCGCTGCGCGAAGTCGTGCCGGGAGCCGAGGAGCACCCCGCCGTCCTTGCCGGGCTGCTCGCTCCCTATGGTGTGGCCGTTCACGGCAAGACCGCGTACGTCAGCGTCGGTGCCATCCTGCCCGGCGCGGGTGAGGTGCACGCGGTCGACCTCGGCTGA
- a CDS encoding ester cyclase, whose translation MEPWEMREWYAEYLDACNRHDLDAVRELVDPSVRRAHLPGGAEAWISDMAELFHAFPDWRWRRIQLIVEDDRLAAHLRASGTHLGAFRGIPPTRRHANVAEFAIYRVANRRVVEFSGTTGDFELLAQLRG comes from the coding sequence GTGGAGCCCTGGGAGATGCGCGAGTGGTACGCCGAGTACCTCGACGCATGCAACCGGCATGACCTGGACGCCGTCCGAGAGTTGGTCGATCCTTCGGTTCGGCGTGCGCACCTGCCCGGTGGGGCGGAAGCGTGGATCTCGGACATGGCCGAGCTCTTCCACGCATTCCCCGACTGGCGGTGGCGCCGCATCCAGCTCATCGTGGAGGACGATCGTCTCGCCGCGCATCTGCGCGCAAGCGGCACGCATCTCGGCGCATTCCGAGGCATTCCGCCGACACGACGTCACGCCAATGTGGCGGAGTTCGCGATCTACCGCGTCGCGAACCGACGCGTCGTGGAATTCTCCGGCACGACCGGCGATTTCGAACTGCTCGCCCAGCTGAGAGGCTGA
- a CDS encoding response regulator transcription factor — translation MSDDAVTRAGSADDNDVPDSDVRVFVINHRDIVRRGLRAVLEDADDLVVVGESAGVESCVPEVERAEPDVAIIDGTGAPTEAVEAVRTLRDERDDVQLVILGHADVERTRRTAIDAGADGYLLDDAVAGDVHDAVRHAARGDRMPGTPAGAGGAVADQNEIVPDLTLRERQVLSLIAAGMTNRQIGERLGLAEKTVKNYTSAVLAKLHVQRRTQAAIYSMTHAENPAPRSRN, via the coding sequence ATGAGTGATGACGCGGTGACGCGTGCCGGCTCAGCGGACGACAATGACGTCCCTGACTCGGATGTAAGAGTGTTCGTCATCAATCACCGGGACATCGTCCGACGGGGCTTGCGGGCCGTGCTGGAAGACGCCGATGATCTCGTCGTCGTCGGGGAATCAGCCGGCGTCGAATCGTGCGTGCCCGAGGTGGAGAGGGCCGAGCCCGACGTCGCCATCATCGACGGGACCGGCGCGCCCACCGAAGCCGTAGAAGCCGTGCGGACCCTGCGAGATGAACGTGACGATGTCCAGTTAGTGATCCTCGGCCATGCCGACGTCGAACGCACCCGACGGACCGCGATAGACGCGGGCGCGGACGGCTATCTGCTCGATGACGCGGTGGCCGGCGATGTGCACGACGCGGTCCGTCACGCGGCACGCGGAGACCGGATGCCGGGCACGCCGGCCGGGGCCGGCGGGGCAGTTGCCGATCAGAACGAGATCGTTCCCGATCTGACCCTCCGCGAGAGACAGGTGCTGAGCCTGATCGCCGCCGGCATGACCAACCGCCAGATCGGCGAGCGGCTGGGTCTGGCGGAGAAGACCGTCAAGAACTACACCTCTGCGGTCCTGGCGAAGCTGCATGTGCAACGCCGCACGCAGGCGGCGATCTACAGCATGACCCACGCCGAGAACCCCGCTCCTCGCAGCCGAAACTAG